A region of Plasmodium falciparum 3D7 genome assembly, chromosome: 12 DNA encodes the following proteins:
- a CDS encoding peptidyl-prolyl cis-trans isomerase yields the protein MNIPNPRVFLDIAIGGRNAGRMIFELFMDKLPITCENFRCLCTGETGLGYYLKPRWYKNSPIHRIVTDFMFQGGDFNFGNGYGGESIYGQYFRNEKFIYKHSKRGILSMCQTRIKHTNNSQFFVTFKSCPWLDKRHVVLGHLEYGFDTLSFIEEQGTLIGKPKKQVFIYNCGVIPLDKIKYKSADNSDDDYIIPDIEKPLLEKDISINENSDFNELRNMYKYNKHF from the exons atgaatattccTAATCCTCGTGTATTTTTGGATATAGCCATTGGTGGGAGGAATGCCGGACGAATGATATTTGAG CTTTTTATGGATAAACTTCCCATAACGTGTGAAAATTTTAGATGTCTATGTACTG gAGAAACAGGTTTaggttattatttaaaaccACGATGGTATAAGAATTCTCCTATCCATAGAATAGTGACCGATTTT ATGTTTCAGGGGGGAGATTTTAACTTTGGGAATGGTTATGGTGGGGAATCAATATATGGTCAATATTttagaaatgaaaaatttatttataagcaTTCGAAAAGGg GTATATTATCAATGTGTCAAACAAGAATAAAACACACAAATAATTCCCAATTTTTTGTTACTTTTAAAAGTTGCCCTTGGTTAGATAAAAGACAT gtTGTTTTGGGACATTTGGAATATGGATTTGATACTTTATCTTTTATAGAAGAACAGGGAACTTTAATTGGGAAGCCCAAAAAACaagtattcatatataattg CGGTGTTATTCCTttggataaaataaaatataaatctgCGGACAATTCAGATGATGACTATATTATACCa gaTATTGAAAAACCACTATTAGAAAAAGATATAAGTATTAATGAGAATTCAGATTTTAATGAGTTgagaaatatgtataaatataataaacatttttag
- a CDS encoding trimethylguanosine synthase, putative produces MLKVRYENFNDLRNDDEMLNISFVAHPCYYSILDLEESELFNKIVYENFCKVAEKVDIYDKNEYLSVYRRHDKKCRELHMLKSWELLKNTYRYKMPVIFKNLKDFDLYNMEKIPFYSINYNKKKKGTKENGFVVRNKKKINIIDKGKCFILDNHMIYSMTPEYIANNISKNILLNTHHIMKGNNILSLKEDDKYVKHQKVNDNPYYFKLRYHYNDDDIYCKDNYSYKRKGISPIKKKRKIEPILYNNKKMDYEEKKRILIYLDPFAGAGGNCNHMNNIFTIGCDINFYRIKQCQHNCNFYNKNVDFILCDFFNLVTHFRKGTIDVIFFSIPWGGPKYKNKKNFELNTEIMDNISIYKCIEVSVELTENLVFYLPRNVCMKELYYLYGYYKELVKNKKCVNYENDDIYKYDRKGEGGKKKKKKKKKKDIKLTSNDTYYYEHKNKLQNRSNNILLELYINRSRCNYQKKDDNSLNNFFYFFNEKCDIYDNKFIWSKVHNLFNINIDHCYDIFNCGVREKRSFEGEIYNIKEEHVEGESLRYCIYNRNHENIETCDNKIHSSYDYSYVQDEKKEIKEKGEYSINYSYSNDGNINYPSNRNKKKNNNKNKKNKIKNKKNIWAWHNTCMVLYLGNISTNIRNKKIINMKDVYYIDKTLSNILIDIEIGKSKYENFFYSYHNLFFGEKKKRFYCIYKNKKKSFNNKLYINKNELIEKYLINEENILYINIFIMKKLYHIIEKIILLFFNNLKNMMGYEKISFLNKICIHLENIYDKILTENIDKHIDMKKYETYIYKDDEKKGQLFYKHLVEYFNIIIRKIKKEFILLFSIYLYDISFLRYYFRHKNINIEKKKKKLSTQGLKKIHYNIIRILFNLLLYMKIYMNIVTNNIKLEPYFNQQFIIDDMNIDHIHKNIINRCSSIYSLRKKKNRNYNFRRNNITSYVSCFKNFIKYVIRICINLELKKNNEEERISMKNMSNFFFRSLFNVERVDILINKLNNNMNNNEEQEDIKYYKYNLYLLLIHFFTKQFLYNSHVNTNLDYFNTILFFYFNQIYNLSKYQDGYINIFVHFLNNFLYKNFFLKIT; encoded by the coding sequence atGCTTAAAGTAAGATATGAGAACTTTAACGATTTAAGGAATGATGATGAGATGTTGAACATTTCTTTTGTGGCTCATCCATGTTATTATTCCATTTTAGATTTAGAGGAGAgtgaattatttaataaaatagttTATGAGAATTTTTGCAAGGTAGCTGAAAAGgtagatatatatgataagaaTGAATATCTAAGTGTATATAGAAGACATGATAAAAAATGTCGAGAATTACATATGCTAAAAAGTTGGGAGTTATTAAAGAATACCTATAGATATAAGATGCctgtaatatttaaaaatttgaaagattttgatttatataatatggagAAGATACCTTTTTATtctattaattataataaaaaaaaaaaaggaacaaaGGAAAATGGTTTTGTTGTAcgaaataagaaaaaaataaatattattgataagggaaaatgttttattttagaTAATCATATGATATATTCTATGACACCTGAGTATATCGCAAATAATATAagcaaaaatattttattgaaTACGCACCATATAATGaaaggaaataatatattaagttTAAAAGAGGATGATAAATATGTGAAACATCAGAAAGTTAATGATAATCCTTATTATTTCAAATTAcgttatcattataatgatgatgatatttattgtaaagataattattcttataaGAGAAAAGGAATTTCTcctattaagaaaaaaagaaagatagAACCcattttgtataataataaaaagatggattatgaggaaaaaaaaagaattttaatttatttagaCCCGTTTGCTGGTGCAGGAGGGAATTGTAACcacatgaataatatatttacaataggttgtgatataaatttttatagaaTAAAACAATGTCAACATAattgtaatttttataataaaaatgttgattttattttgtgtGATTTCTTTAACCTTGTTACCCATTTTAGAAAAGGCACAATCGacgttatattttttagtatACCTTGGGGAGGACCAAagtataagaataaaaagaattttgAGCTGAACACTGAAATAATGgataatataagtatatataaatgtatagaAGTATCCGTAGAACTAACGGAAAATTTGGTTTTCTATCTTCCACGAAATGTATGTATGAaggaattatattatttgtatggATATTACAAAGAATTagtaaagaataaaaaatgtgtaaattatgaaaatgatgatatttataaatatgatagaAAAGGGGaggggggaaaaaaaaaaaaaaaaaaaaaaaaaaaaaaagatattaagTTGACATCTAAcgatacatattattatgaacataAGAATAAGTTGCAAAATAGAAgtaataacatattattagaattatatataaatcgaAGTAGATGTAATTATCAAAAGAAGGATGATAAtagtttaaataattttttttatttttttaatgaaaaatgtgatatatatgataataaatttatttggtCAAAAGTTCAtaatctttttaatattaatattgatCATtgttatgatatatttaattgtGGTGTGAGGGAGAAAAGGTCTTTTGAAGGagagatatataatataaaagaagaacaTGTTGAAGGAGAATCCTTAcgttattgtatatataatagaaatCATGAGAACATTGAAACgtgtgataataaaatacatagtAGTTATGATTATTCGTATGTTCAGGATGagaagaaagaaataaaagaaaaaggagaATATTCAATTAATTATTCTTATTCGAATGatggaaatataaattatcctTCTAATaggaataaaaagaaaaataataataaaaataaaaaaaataaaataaaaaataaaaaaaatatatgggcGTGGCATAATACATGTATGGTTTTATACCTTGGTAATATATCTACAAatattagaaataaaaaaattataaacatgaaagatgtgtattatattgataagaccttatcaaatatattaatagataTAGAAATTGGCAAaagtaaatatgaaaattttttttattcatatcataatttgttttttggtgaaaaaaagaaacgtttttattgtatatataaaaataaaaaaaaatcatttaataataaattatatataaataaaaatgagcTAATAGAAAAATACTTGATTAATGAAGagaacattttatatataaatatttttattatgaaaaaattatatcatataattgaaaaaataatattacttttttttaataatttaaaaaatatgatggGTTATGAGAAAATAAGTttcttaaataaaatatgtatacacttagaaaatatatatgataaaatctTGACagaaaatatagataaaCATATTGATATGAAGAAATATGAAAcgtatatttataaagatgatgaaaagaaaggacaattattttataaacatttggttgaatattttaatattataataagaaaaattaagAAGGAGTTTATTCTTTTGtttagtatatatttatatgatatatcatttttaagatattattttagacacaaaaatattaatatagaaaaaaaaaaaaaaaaattgtctACACaaggtttaaaaaaaattcattataatataataagaatattatttaatttattattgtatatgaaaatttatatgaatattgtaactaataatataaaattggaGCCTTATTTTAATCAACAGTTTATTATAGATGATATGAATATAGACCATATAcataagaatattataaatagatGTTCTTCTATTTATTctttgagaaaaaaaaaaaacagaaattataattttagaagaaataatatCACGTCATATGTGAGTTGCTTTAAAaactttataaaatatgtaatacgtatatgtattaatttagagttaaaaaaaaataatgaagaagaaagaatatctatgaaaaatatgagtaattttttttttcgttctttatttaatgttGAAAGGGTTGATATACTTATAAACAAgctaaataataatatgaataataatgaggAGCAGGaggatataaaatattataaatataatttatatttgttattaattcatttttttacaaaacaatttttatataatagcCATGTTAATACAAATCTGGATTATTTTAACACCatccttttcttttattttaatcagatatataatttgtcAAAATATCAAGATgggtacataaatatatttgttcattttctgaataattttttgtataaaaattttttcctAAAGATAACATga